A DNA window from Salvelinus sp. IW2-2015 linkage group LG4q.1:29, ASM291031v2, whole genome shotgun sequence contains the following coding sequences:
- the LOC111962580 gene encoding achaete-scute homolog 1b-like codes for METTTITTTQMAQNAYTFGLMERRTTITLHAPAQECALPNDTIAAGYQSKTTVLKRQRSSSPELLRCKRRLSFNGLGYSIPQQLPVAVARRNERERNRVKQVNMGFQTLRQHVPNGAANKKMSKVETLRSAVEYIRALQQLLDEHDAVSAAFQCGVPSPTISNSYSAEPESPHSTCSSDEGSYEPLSSEEQELLDFTTWFDRY; via the coding sequence ATGGAgactaccaccatcaccaccacgcAAATGGCGCAGAACGCATACACYTTTGGACTGATGGAGAGGCGCACCACCATTACCTTGCACGCCCCAGCCCAGGAGTGCGCTCTCCCCAATGACACCATTGCAGCCGGCTACCAAAGCAAGACCACGGTGCTGAAAAGACAGCGCTCCAGCTCCCCGGAGCTCTTGCGCTGCAAGCGGCGGCTCAGCTTTAACGGACTCGGCTACTCCATCCCCCAGCAGCTGCCCGTAGCCGTGGCCCGGCGGAACGAGCGCGAGAGGAACCGGGTCAAACAAGTCAACATGGGCTTCCAGACGCTGCGTCAGCACGTGCCCAACGGGGCAGCCAACAAGAAGATGAGCAAAGTGGAGACGCTGCGGTCCGCCGTGGAATATATCCGAGCCCTGCAGCAGCTACTAGACGAGCATGATGCTGTGTCAGCCGCCTTCCAGTGCGGGGTGCCTTCCCCTACRATCTCCAACAGCTACTCGGCCGAGCCGGAGTCACCCCACTCKACCTGTTCCTCCGATGAGGGGAGCTATGAACCCCTGAGCTCCGAGGAGCAGGAGCTGCTGGACTTTACCACCTGGTTCGACAGATACTGA